Part of the Virgibacillus natechei genome is shown below.
TACTTTCCATGTATATCGCCTCTTTATTCTTAATTATTCATTTAAATATATCAATTTTTCGAATAAAATAATAGAATAGTGATTTTTTATCCGATAAGATGTAGTGCCTGTCACTTCCCGCTATTTGTCGAATGAATATTCTTGACTAAAAGCCTCCTCGATGATACATAATACGAAAAATAGCAGGAATAATAAATGTAGGTTTGCACAACGATCAAAATGGAGGTATTTTATGGGACAGAACTTACATCAACAACTACAACAAGCTAGTCAACAACTTCACGAGGCTCAAGAGACAGCTCGACAGGCACAAGGCTCAGATGCCCAATTGTTGCAACAAGCACAGCAACAGTTGCTACAAGTAGAACAGGGATTACAAAACGCACAGGAGGAATCAGGGTCTGAAGCAACGGAGAACCCACAATTTCAGCAAGCTTATGAACAGTTGCACGATACACGTCAACAACTGCAAGAAGCACAGCAAAATAACAGCGATGTTTTATAAAATAAAACGTCATTCAGTGGGGGTTTCAACGCACAAATGTTTTCGACGGGGTGGTTACTACCTGTTAAACTGGGATAAATGTGAAGAATAGTAAATGAAGCTTCTTTTTCCGATTTAGGAAAGGGAGCTTCTTTTTCGTTTGGTCCTTGCTCACTATTCAAATGGAATTTTAAAGTTTAGTGACCTATAAGGAGGGGGATTATATTTTCAGGGATAAAAGCAACATGGTGTTCCTTTGATAAACATATGATTTGTGAAGCACTCCTTTAAGGAATAATATATAGATGAGATGTACGAGTAAATAAAATCAAGCTAAATATCGAGCATTGTAACGATAAATATGAGGGAGAAATGTAAATGTCAAGGATACAAATACCGTTATCGGTTTTAAATTTAGCGCCTATTCGCCAAGGAGAGGGTCCAAAAGAAGCCATTGATTCAATGATCGATTTGGCTCAAGCTACAGAAAAGATGGGGTATACACGATATTGGATTGCGGAACATCATAATACGCCGACATTAGTGAGTTCAGCTACTTCCATATTGATTAAACATACCCTGGAGCACACTGAATCCATACGCGTTGGATCTGGGGGAATTATGCTGCCTAATCATTCCCCGTTGGTTGTAGCCGAACAATTTGGAACGATGGCAACGATTTATCCGGATCGATTAGACTTGGGACTTGGCAGGGCACCTGGTACAGACATGCTAACTGCCGATGCTCTAAGGCGATCTCAAAATGATTCGGTTTATACATTTCCTGAGGATGTAAAAACTTTACTTAAGCATTTTGGACCAGATGAAGTTCAAGGTTTTGTAAAAGCCCATCCAGGTGTTGATACGAATGTTCCGATTTATGTCCTTGGTTCTTCGACAGATTCAGCTGTATTGGCTGCTAAATTAGGATTGCCGTATGTATTCGCTTCTCACTTTGCCCCAAAACATATGGAAGAAGCTATTTCCATTTATCGGAGTCAATTTAACCCATCAGAGTACTTAGACGCGCCTTATATGACGGTCTGTTTGAATGTGATTGCAGCTGATAGTGATGAAGAAGCAAAATTTGAATCGACAACCATGCATCAATTTTTCTTGAATATAATACGTGGCTCCCAATCGCCGTTAAGTCCTCCTGTTGAAAACATGGATCAACTTTGGGATTCGCGTGAGAAAGAAGCGGCTTCATCAATGTCAAGCATGATTCTGACAGGAAGTAAAGATTCGGTACGTGAACAATTGACCCGTTTCCAGGAAAAATATGATGTGGATGAAATCATGGCCATATCATATATGTATGACAAGGACAAACAAAAACGATCTTACGAAATCTTAAAAGAAGTCGTAGACGGAAAATAAATAACTTATATCCGGGGAGTGAGGTGCCTGTCACTTCCCGGTATTTGTCGACCAAGTATTTTTGATTAAGGGCTAGTTTTGTGATTTGGAAGCACCAACTAGTTTACATGCTCTTTTTATTTAATTTATTCATCTTGTGTAACGTGTGTTTCGTTCCCCATTCATGCATGGCTTCTAAAATTGGTTCCAAGCTCCGGCCATATTCAGAAATGGAATACTCAACTTTTGGCGGAACCTGTGGGTATACAACGCGCTCTATAATGTCTTCATCCTCAAGTTCTCGTAACTGCTTTGTCAACATCTTCTGCGTGATTCCAGGCATGCTGCGTTTAAGCTCGCTGAATCTTTTCGTACCTTCCTGCAATAGGTATAGTAAGATAATGGGTTTCCATTTCCC
Proteins encoded:
- a CDS encoding LLM class flavin-dependent oxidoreductase, with product MSRIQIPLSVLNLAPIRQGEGPKEAIDSMIDLAQATEKMGYTRYWIAEHHNTPTLVSSATSILIKHTLEHTESIRVGSGGIMLPNHSPLVVAEQFGTMATIYPDRLDLGLGRAPGTDMLTADALRRSQNDSVYTFPEDVKTLLKHFGPDEVQGFVKAHPGVDTNVPIYVLGSSTDSAVLAAKLGLPYVFASHFAPKHMEEAISIYRSQFNPSEYLDAPYMTVCLNVIAADSDEEAKFESTTMHQFFLNIIRGSQSPLSPPVENMDQLWDSREKEAASSMSSMILTGSKDSVREQLTRFQEKYDVDEIMAISYMYDKDKQKRSYEILKEVVDGK
- a CDS encoding winged helix-turn-helix transcriptional regulator, coding for MDKQPDLCRVEDALGILVGKWKPIILLYLLQEGTKRFSELKRSMPGITQKMLTKQLRELEDEDIIERVVYPQVPPKVEYSISEYGRSLEPILEAMHEWGTKHTLHKMNKLNKKSM